From the genome of Blautia pseudococcoides, one region includes:
- a CDS encoding glycoside hydrolase family 172 protein, with protein sequence MFDFTGGSLGTLAYAKHGKSRAINAENPTGEKGKGGMAASHLGPSRKGSPCLHDIKSGETVTLAEMEGPGVINHIWVTVTDKTTEADCFVLRDLVLRMYWDDETEPSVESPLGDFFCCGFGRECTVNSLPMAVVPSRGMNCYFQMPFRKKARITLENQHANPIPAFFYQVDYCLYDTLPDDISYFHAQWRRERITKLREDYVILDNVKGKGHYVGTYMALTTLERYWWGEGEIKFYLDGDEAYPTICGTGTEDYFGGSWSFAGQVDGRTVEQNYCTPYLGYPYYSAHDTAVHNFYHNDDCPPMRGFYRWHIQDPVCFEEDLRVTIQQIGVGHRGLFERQDDVASVAYWYQAEPHNTFPVLMEKEERWPR encoded by the coding sequence ATGTTTGATTTTACAGGAGGAAGTCTGGGAACACTGGCGTATGCCAAGCATGGAAAGAGCAGAGCCATTAATGCGGAGAACCCCACAGGGGAAAAGGGAAAGGGCGGAATGGCGGCAAGCCATCTGGGCCCTTCCAGAAAGGGCAGCCCCTGCCTTCATGACATAAAAAGCGGGGAAACGGTAACCCTGGCCGAGATGGAGGGACCGGGCGTGATCAACCATATCTGGGTCACAGTGACGGACAAGACCACAGAGGCGGACTGCTTTGTGCTCCGTGACCTGGTGCTGCGCATGTACTGGGATGATGAGACAGAGCCGTCTGTGGAAAGTCCTCTGGGGGATTTCTTCTGCTGCGGATTTGGCAGGGAATGCACTGTCAATTCCCTTCCCATGGCAGTGGTGCCGAGCCGGGGGATGAACTGCTATTTTCAAATGCCCTTCCGCAAAAAGGCCAGGATCACGCTGGAGAACCAGCATGCAAATCCCATTCCCGCATTTTTCTATCAGGTGGATTACTGCCTGTATGATACACTGCCGGATGATATTTCCTATTTTCATGCTCAGTGGAGAAGGGAGAGGATCACAAAACTCCGGGAAGATTATGTGATCCTTGACAATGTAAAAGGAAAGGGACACTATGTGGGAACATATATGGCGCTGACCACACTGGAACGTTACTGGTGGGGGGAAGGGGAGATCAAGTTCTATCTGGACGGGGATGAGGCCTATCCCACCATCTGCGGTACGGGGACAGAGGACTATTTCGGCGGCTCCTGGAGCTTCGCCGGGCAGGTGGACGGCAGGACTGTGGAGCAGAATTACTGCACCCCGTATCTGGGCTATCCTTATTATTCCGCCCATGATACGGCGGTCCATAACTTTTACCACAATGATGACTGTCCGCCCATGAGAGGTTTTTACAGGTGGCATATCCAGGACCCTGTCTGCTTTGAGGAGGATTTGCGTGTGACCATACAGCAGATCGGTGTGGGCCACAGGGGATTGTTTGAACGGCAGGATGATGTTGCCAGTGTGGCGTATTGGTATCAGGCAGAACCACACAATACCTTTCCGGTTCTGATGGAGAAAGAGGAGCGCTGGCCAAGATAA
- a CDS encoding ABC transporter substrate-binding protein: MKKYILGILLGVSILCAGCGGKDSKRQEAPGNQEEGRGEITLMHPDAEKAEFRQYIEKAEKELDLDIHLLASPVNADNRHARISTILSSGDTSVDVIAVNDEMIQEFKYQGYLEPLGEDVMSKEIRSCYPGDYMEKTVMAEGKVYSVPYVMDLMVFWVNEKFLDKAGLDAVNSQEDFETLLDGRFGYGYYGYGSAWETTYVYNELSQFIHMFGGTYGDWEDENTRRALAFLHGMAEKDLTPREQLVDQYEQMEQKFIQGKYGAIFMYSGAMDTFLRAGVYGDDKIHAAPMPLFKANATNVATWQYVLNKASVHKEAAKKFLSYAAGREGSTAYADHMKKLPARLDIIREGNLDIPDLDILKKYAEELELKSRPLSKTPMKDIKAIGELFQQYITDEISLDEFCQRAVLP, encoded by the coding sequence GTGAAAAAATATATTTTGGGGATTTTATTGGGAGTGAGTATTTTATGTGCCGGATGCGGCGGGAAGGACAGTAAAAGGCAGGAAGCACCCGGGAATCAGGAGGAAGGCAGGGGGGAGATAACCCTCATGCACCCGGATGCGGAAAAGGCAGAATTCCGGCAGTATATAGAGAAAGCGGAAAAAGAACTGGATCTGGACATCCATCTGCTTGCCAGCCCGGTCAATGCGGACAACCGCCATGCCCGCATATCCACCATTCTCTCTTCCGGGGACACTTCTGTTGATGTGATCGCGGTGAATGATGAGATGATCCAGGAATTTAAGTATCAGGGATATCTGGAGCCGCTGGGGGAAGATGTGATGTCCAAGGAGATACGTTCCTGCTATCCCGGAGACTATATGGAGAAAACCGTCATGGCGGAGGGAAAAGTATATTCCGTCCCCTATGTGATGGACCTTATGGTTTTCTGGGTAAATGAAAAGTTTCTGGATAAAGCCGGACTTGATGCTGTGAACAGTCAGGAAGATTTTGAAACGCTTCTGGACGGCAGATTCGGATATGGGTATTACGGCTACGGCAGCGCCTGGGAGACCACCTATGTGTACAATGAATTATCCCAGTTCATCCACATGTTTGGAGGAACATACGGGGATTGGGAGGATGAAAATACAAGACGGGCCCTTGCCTTTCTGCACGGCATGGCAGAGAAGGACCTGACACCCAGGGAACAGCTTGTGGACCAGTATGAACAGATGGAACAAAAATTCATACAGGGAAAATACGGCGCTATTTTCATGTACAGCGGCGCCATGGATACCTTTCTTCGGGCAGGGGTGTACGGGGATGATAAAATCCACGCGGCTCCCATGCCTCTGTTCAAAGCCAACGCTACGAACGTGGCTACATGGCAGTATGTGCTCAATAAGGCGTCTGTCCACAAAGAGGCTGCAAAGAAATTCCTGTCCTATGCAGCGGGCCGGGAAGGGAGCACTGCCTATGCGGATCATATGAAGAAACTGCCGGCCCGGCTTGACATTATCAGGGAGGGGAACCTGGACATACCGGATCTGGATATCCTGAAAAAATACGCGGAGGAACTGGAACTGAAATCCCGCCCTCTGTCAAAAACACCCATGAAGGATATCAAGGCCATAGGAGAGCTTTTTCAGCAGTATATCACAGATGAGATAAGCCTGGATGAATTTTGCCAAAGGGCAGTATTGCCCTGA
- a CDS encoding NAD(P)-dependent malic enzyme has product MNAKEFALKQHEEWNGKIEVISRAKLETPEDLAVAYTPGVAEPCLKIAEDVDLSYKYTRRHNMVAVVTDGSAVLGLGDIGPEAGMPVMEGKCVLFKEFGDVDAFPLCIRSNDVDEIVNTVRLLAGSFGGVNLEDISAPRCFEIERKLKECCDIPIFHDDQHGTAVVTAAAMLNALKLTGRKLEEIKVVTSGAGAAGIAIIKLLVSLGLKTVIMCDRKGAIYEGRGDLNAEKEEMAKISNRGMEKGSLADVLKGADVFIGVSAPGTVTEEMVKTMAPNPILFPMANPVPEIMPDLAKAAGAAVVGTGRSDFPNQINNVLAFPGIFRGALDVRAKDINDEMKVAAAYAIAGLIDEKELTPDYIIPNPFDKRVAKAVAQAVAKAARDTGVSRI; this is encoded by the coding sequence ATGAACGCAAAAGAATTCGCTTTAAAACAGCATGAGGAATGGAATGGCAAGATTGAAGTGATCAGCCGTGCAAAGCTGGAGACCCCGGAGGATTTGGCAGTGGCATACACACCTGGTGTAGCGGAGCCTTGCTTAAAGATCGCCGAGGATGTAGATTTATCCTATAAGTATACAAGACGCCACAATATGGTAGCAGTTGTGACCGACGGAAGCGCAGTTCTGGGTCTGGGAGACATTGGACCGGAGGCGGGTATGCCGGTTATGGAAGGAAAATGTGTGCTCTTTAAAGAATTCGGAGATGTGGACGCATTTCCTTTATGTATCAGAAGCAATGATGTGGACGAGATCGTAAACACAGTCCGTCTGCTGGCAGGAAGCTTCGGCGGTGTAAACCTGGAGGATATCTCCGCGCCGCGCTGCTTTGAGATAGAGAGAAAGCTGAAAGAATGCTGTGATATTCCCATCTTCCACGACGACCAGCACGGAACAGCCGTTGTCACCGCTGCCGCCATGCTCAATGCCTTAAAGCTCACAGGCAGAAAGCTGGAGGAGATCAAAGTGGTTACATCAGGCGCAGGTGCAGCAGGAATTGCCATTATCAAGCTGCTGGTAAGCCTGGGACTGAAGACGGTTATCATGTGCGACAGAAAAGGCGCCATCTATGAAGGACGGGGCGACTTAAATGCAGAGAAAGAGGAGATGGCTAAGATCAGCAACCGCGGCATGGAAAAAGGCAGCCTGGCTGATGTGCTGAAGGGGGCTGATGTGTTCATCGGTGTTTCCGCTCCGGGAACTGTGACAGAGGAGATGGTGAAGACCATGGCTCCCAACCCCATTCTCTTCCCAATGGCAAATCCGGTACCGGAGATCATGCCTGACCTTGCAAAGGCAGCAGGAGCAGCCGTTGTGGGAACCGGAAGAAGTGATTTCCCCAACCAGATCAACAACGTTCTGGCTTTCCCGGGGATTTTCCGCGGCGCGCTGGATGTGAGGGCTAAGGACATTAACGATGAGATGAAAGTGGCGGCAGCCTATGCCATCGCTGGTCTTATTGATGAGAAAGAGCTGACACCGGACTACATCATCCCGAATCCCTTTGACAAACGTGTGGCAAAGGCGGTTGCCCAGGCAGTGGCAAAAGCGGCCAGAGACACAGGCGTGAGCAGAATCTGA